From candidate division KSB1 bacterium:
TGGAAGTGGAAGAAAATAATTTATAGATTGTTTCGGGCAGCTGAAACCAGGACCGTTATAAACTTGTCCAAAAACTCGACCCCTTTGAACCCTTCAAATCTCCTCAAAACCGGGTCTTTTTTGAGTCAAATGTCCGGTCAGGATATTTTTTAGTTTGAAATAACAACAACATTTTTTTTTATTTTAACTCTTGACATTCGGAATTTTATTTTGTATAATTGGTGTACATGATAGCACCTATAAAATATGTTCACCATTTTGAGATTTAAAAAAGCATGTTTAAGAAATAAAAAGGAAAAATGTCATGAAACCATTAACAGACAAGCAGAAGAATGTGTTGAAGCTCATCGCTGAAAAAATCAAAGATGCCGGTTATCCGCCTACTTTGCAGGAGTTAGCAGATGAACTTGGCGTCAGTTCAAAGAATGCCGTTCTCAAGCACCTGACTGCGCTGGAAAAGAAAGGCTACATCGGCAAACGGGAAGGCGGCGCTGCCCGCGGCATCCGGATTTTGGAGTCGCTGGGTTTCCTCGACGGCCCGGGTATAAGCAGAGTTCCTTTGGTTGGGTCGGTTCCTGCCGGTTCCCCTCTGCTTGCCGAGGAGAACGTCGATCGCTATCTGACCATTCCGCAAGATCTCCTGCCTGCGAAAGGGGAGTGCTTTGCACTGAAGGTTCAGGGAGACAGCATGATCAATGCCGGAATTCTTGAAGATGACCTGGTAGTCGTCCATTCCACAAATAGTGCAAACAACGGCGATATCGTTGTGGCGTTGATTGGCAATGAAACCACGGTCAAGCGGTTTATGGTAACCGGCAACGAGCGCTATTTGAAGCCGGAGAATCCCAACTATTCCGATATTTATCCGACCGAGGAGTGGTCGGTTCAGGGCAAAGTGGTCGCGCTGATTCGGGAAAATGTGAATTAAAACCCGGGAAGCGAAAAGCGTAGAGCGATGAGCGAATTTCTTTTGCGCTCTTCGCTTCTCGCTCCTCGAGACAACAAGGCATTACAACCATGACATACGAAGAAATTAACGA
This genomic window contains:
- the lexA gene encoding transcriptional repressor LexA; translated protein: MKPLTDKQKNVLKLIAEKIKDAGYPPTLQELADELGVSSKNAVLKHLTALEKKGYIGKREGGAARGIRILESLGFLDGPGISRVPLVGSVPAGSPLLAEENVDRYLTIPQDLLPAKGECFALKVQGDSMINAGILEDDLVVVHSTNSANNGDIVVALIGNETTVKRFMVTGNERYLKPENPNYSDIYPTEEWSVQGKVVALIRENVN